A DNA window from Gemmatimonadota bacterium contains the following coding sequences:
- a CDS encoding DEAD/DEAH box helicase has protein sequence MAETFDTAILNRATDIAEGLYPHQVEGIAFLMGRRRSILADDMGLGKTRQSVIAMSQTEPHGPYLVICPATVKRNWEREIAIVLPRVHTWIIGPDDPPEAGFEGWAIINYDILGKHIDALCALGWKGVVFDEAHYLKNHRSQRHKFSMQLVRQLPEETVVHLLTGTPLTSRPRDLFPLLQLARHALGRSFMGFAKRYCDAYKGEYGWVTDGASNIEELTVHLHGIMLRRTKNQVLDLPPKIRTWLDVDVSSRVAHRMSIAVLELLQKYSRRNVRETLEESPFSEERGRALGQLTRARLRLATSKVRTTLPFVENVVDQGEKAIVFSCFLRPLEILKTKFGDKAVVITGEVPVAQRQERADRFQEDDDVRLLLANITAGGVGLNLTAARQVIFNDLDWVPVNHWQAEDRAYRIGQTDMVNVTYMIGRDTVDTFVRTVLETKADLIDQMVEGRALPEDFHRDVMGEMRRIMDVLQPGVDALPGDINSAQVGEVLREASAAFREAHTEAFGIGEPVERQQPSQEAIEILARVLSGPKITKYRAESSSRPGAFYELEVDGNDVSCACRGFQYRGNCQHSRALKAALVKGENLPEGFREVGS, from the coding sequence ATGGCTGAAACATTCGATACAGCGATACTAAACCGCGCGACAGATATAGCCGAAGGACTCTATCCGCATCAGGTAGAAGGCATAGCGTTTTTGATGGGACGGCGGCGATCAATCTTAGCCGATGACATGGGACTGGGCAAAACCCGGCAGTCCGTAATTGCGATGTCACAAACCGAACCTCATGGACCGTATCTGGTAATTTGCCCAGCGACAGTGAAGCGCAATTGGGAGAGAGAAATTGCGATTGTTCTACCCCGTGTACATACGTGGATTATTGGACCGGACGATCCACCTGAGGCTGGATTTGAGGGCTGGGCGATTATCAATTACGACATCCTGGGCAAGCACATCGATGCGTTATGTGCACTGGGATGGAAAGGCGTAGTCTTTGACGAGGCGCATTATTTGAAAAACCATCGCAGTCAGCGGCACAAATTTTCTATGCAACTGGTGAGGCAATTACCTGAAGAGACCGTAGTGCATCTCTTGACAGGCACCCCCCTGACGAGTCGGCCAAGGGATCTCTTCCCATTGCTACAACTTGCTCGACACGCACTGGGACGCAGCTTTATGGGATTTGCAAAACGGTATTGCGATGCGTATAAGGGAGAATATGGCTGGGTAACAGATGGCGCGAGCAATATCGAAGAACTAACCGTACACTTACACGGGATTATGTTGCGGCGGACGAAGAATCAAGTCCTGGATCTGCCACCTAAGATACGGACCTGGTTGGATGTAGATGTATCGAGTAGAGTCGCGCATCGAATGAGCATAGCCGTCCTGGAACTGCTACAAAAATATTCTCGGCGAAATGTGCGAGAGACATTAGAAGAATCCCCATTCTCTGAAGAACGGGGGCGCGCCCTGGGGCAGTTGACAAGGGCAAGACTTCGATTGGCAACTTCCAAAGTGCGAACGACATTGCCCTTTGTAGAAAATGTAGTAGATCAGGGAGAAAAAGCGATAGTATTTTCGTGCTTCTTGCGTCCACTGGAAATTTTAAAAACAAAATTCGGCGACAAGGCCGTGGTCATTACAGGTGAAGTACCGGTAGCACAAAGGCAAGAACGGGCAGATCGGTTTCAGGAAGACGATGACGTGCGATTATTGCTGGCAAATATCACAGCAGGCGGCGTGGGACTAAATCTGACAGCGGCTCGCCAGGTCATTTTTAACGATCTGGACTGGGTACCCGTCAACCACTGGCAAGCCGAAGATCGGGCTTATCGCATTGGGCAGACGGATATGGTAAATGTGACGTATATGATTGGACGTGATACAGTCGATACATTTGTACGCACAGTACTGGAAACAAAAGCGGACTTGATCGATCAAATGGTAGAAGGCCGCGCACTGCCCGAAGACTTCCATCGCGATGTAATGGGTGAAATGCGACGCATCATGGATGTGTTGCAACCCGGAGTAGATGCCTTGCCCGGAGATATAAACAGCGCACAAGTGGGCGAAGTGTTGCGCGAGGCAAGCGCAGCCTTTCGTGAAGCGCATACAGAGGCATTTGGCATAGGTGAACCGGTTGAACGCCAACAACCATCGCAAGAAGCTATTGAAATTCTGGCGCGAGTATTGAGTGGACCCAAAATTACAAAGTATCGCGCGGAGAGTTCATCGCGGCCAGGGGCTTTTTACGAATTGGAAGTAGATGGAAACGATGTATCCTGTGCCTGCCGCGGATTTCAATACAGGGGAAATTGTCAGCATTCACGCGCATTGAAGGCCGCACTTGTGAAAGGAGAAAATTTGCCTGAAGGATTCCGTGAGGTAGGTTCTTGA
- a CDS encoding aminotransferase class V-fold PLP-dependent enzyme codes for MDHIRTAWPTSVAEEAYWESIRKQYMIAPDEVYLNTGSFGSQPRPVFEKMLEILEDVERNPTRHRAEYNSVVDNSRVHLAAFINAPSEDIAFATNVTMAINMVVHGLDWRPGDEILASDQEYGAIDNCLHLAERRYGVVVKRVQIPIPPEHPEDILNVFEDEFTDRTRLVFCSHITTRTGLITPIRALARLAHDRGALIAVDGAHAPGMIPLNLQDFGCDFYGGNCHKWLCAPKGTGFLYVSPSMQERLNHVVVSWGYSQEGVKKGADGILRINDRPFMWGIENWGTRDQACFAAVSAAIEFQEAVGKKRIRERGQQLAAYLRGRLAETGWAKLLTPSVPDLSGSISAFHLSGFDDLDLDERYRITVPIAKSDDVYWMRVSTHICNGFDHVDRLIDALGEERNA; via the coding sequence CGATTCGCAAGCAGTATATGATTGCGCCGGATGAAGTTTATCTCAATACTGGCTCTTTTGGTTCACAGCCCAGACCCGTGTTTGAGAAGATGCTGGAAATATTGGAGGATGTTGAACGCAACCCTACGCGACATCGAGCGGAATACAATAGCGTTGTAGATAATTCTCGCGTCCATCTGGCGGCGTTTATCAATGCGCCGTCAGAGGATATTGCTTTTGCCACCAATGTTACTATGGCTATCAACATGGTGGTGCATGGGCTGGATTGGCGTCCGGGCGATGAAATTCTGGCTTCAGATCAGGAATACGGTGCGATTGACAACTGCTTGCATCTGGCAGAGCGCCGCTATGGCGTGGTGGTCAAGCGCGTCCAGATCCCCATTCCTCCCGAGCACCCTGAAGATATTCTGAATGTTTTTGAGGATGAATTTACAGATCGTACAAGGCTGGTTTTTTGCAGCCATATCACCACCCGCACGGGGCTGATTACTCCGATTAGAGCACTGGCCCGACTGGCGCACGACCGCGGTGCGCTGATTGCAGTAGATGGTGCGCATGCCCCGGGGATGATTCCGCTAAACTTACAGGACTTCGGCTGCGATTTTTACGGTGGCAATTGCCACAAATGGCTCTGTGCGCCCAAAGGCACAGGTTTTCTCTATGTTTCGCCTTCGATGCAGGAGCGACTCAATCACGTTGTTGTGAGTTGGGGATATAGCCAGGAAGGCGTGAAGAAGGGGGCAGACGGCATTTTGCGGATCAATGACCGTCCGTTTATGTGGGGTATTGAGAACTGGGGTACCCGGGATCAGGCGTGTTTTGCAGCGGTGAGCGCAGCGATTGAATTTCAAGAGGCGGTTGGCAAAAAGCGAATTCGAGAACGGGGGCAACAACTGGCGGCGTACCTGCGAGGTCGTTTGGCTGAAACTGGTTGGGCAAAATTGCTTACGCCTTCCGTGCCAGATTTATCTGGATCGATCTCGGCTTTTCATCTTTCTGGATTCGACGATCTGGATCTTGATGAGCGATATCGGATTACTGTGCCTATTGCAAAGAGCGATGACGTTTACTGGATGCGCGTTTCTACCCATATCTGCAATGGTTTTGATCATGTAGATCGTTTGATAGATGCTTTAGGCGAAGAGAGAAATGCCTGA